From a single Porites lutea chromosome 10, jaPorLute2.1, whole genome shotgun sequence genomic region:
- the LOC140950402 gene encoding tektin-1-like, whose amino-acid sequence MTQSFVETAKYLSSSTFDPPPYLRPSGGPYETTYTASFQTGRPYTSPHTFRPLSRSFEFPSKILNGSSSGLEHLPYTAVTQRAIHKYTPQQWRTSNVLNVSSGEKERATAERLRDECSRLRTETALLTHRTQTDVNKKLEYRISDITYWKTELEKQHAETVAEIKALQAFIGRLEKALAATERPLNVSKQCLEYRERRVKVDLVHDNVETHISKEVEMIENVRALLKKTMDQAHEQLWLLRSAKTLLEKDLGDKYGSLQIDGKCSTLNNFSRDIHFAPHSVTIQQHSFTPDEWEAYSSENIAKAERERKASVALRSEINGILMQTYVDLRNIFETVNNEFTKRIEETTIAKKSLEKELTKVMDEIASMENNIRDLKQAIADKENPLKVAHTRLDKRSLRPNVELCRDPVQYRLVGEVGEITVSIDRLRMRLAEAEASLMALLRNKERLEDDIEVKTNSLFIDRDQCMVIRQQVRHISH is encoded by the exons ATGACGCAATCGTTTGTGGAAACAGCTAAATATCTGTCGTCCTCGACCTTCGATCCTCCGCCATATCTGCGGCCTTCCGGTGGACCTTACGAAACAACATACACAGCTTCGTTTCAAACAGGCAGACCGTACACATCGCCTCACACGTTCAGGCCACTCTCAAGATCTTTTGAATTCCCATCTAAGATCTTAAACGGTTCATCTTCTGGATTGGAACATTTGCCATACACTGCTGTGACACAAAGAGCCATACATAAGTATACACCTCAACAATGGAGAACCTCGAACGTTTTGAATGTTTCATCTGGTGAGAAGGAGCGAGCAACTGCAGAGAGGCTACGGGATGAATGTTCGCGTCTTCGAACGGAAACAGCTCTTTTAACTCATAGAACACAGACGGACGTGAACAAGAAGCTGGAATATCGCATTAGTGACATTACATACTGGAAGACCGAGTTGGAGAAGCAGCATGCGGAAACTGTGGCTGAGATCAAGGCATTACAAGCGTTCATCGGCCGCTTGGAGAAGGCTTTAGCCGCTACTGAACGGCCTTTGAACGTATCTAAGCAATGCTTGGAATACAGGGAAAGGAGAGTCAAGGTCGATCTTGTGCATGATAATGTGGAGACACACATAAGCAAG GAAGTGGAAATGATTGAGAATGTGCGCGCTTTATTGAAGAAAACAATGGACCAAGCCCATGAACAATTGTG GTTGCTACGCTCTGCTAAAACTCTGTTAGAAAAGGATCTTGGCGACAAGTACGGGTCCCTCCAGATAGATGGCAAATGCTCTACGCTGAACAACTTCTCCAGGGACATTCATTTTGCTCCTCATTCAGTCACTATTCAACAACA TTCCTTCACTCCTGATGAATGGGAAGCGTACTCTTCAGAGAACATTGCTAAAGCTGAGCGAGAGCGTAAAGCCTCGGTGGCTTTACGATCAGAAATCAATGGAATCCTCATGCAGACCTATGTTGATCTGAGAAACATCTTTGAGACCGTTAACAATGAGTTCACCAAACGCATTGAAGAGACGACTATTGCTAAAAAGTCACTTGAGAAGGAATTAACAAAG GTTATGGATGAGATAGCGTCCATGGAAAACAACATCCGCGATCTCAAACAAGCGATCGCGGACAAAGAAAATCCTCTCAAAGTTGCTCACACCAGATTGGACAAGCGTTCATTAAGACCTAATGTGGAGCTGTGCAGAGACCCTGTCCAGTACCGCTTGGTCGGTGAAGTCGGGGAGATCACCGTTTCTATTGATCGCTTGCGCATGCGTTTGGCTGAAGCTGAGGCCTCTTTAATGGCGTTACTTAGGAACAAGGAACGTTTGGAGGATGATATCGAGGTTAAGACCAACAGTCTGTTTATCGACCGCGATCAGTGCATGGTGATTCGCCAGCAAGTCCGTCATATTTCTCACTAA